The following are encoded in a window of Brevibacillus sp. DP1.3A genomic DNA:
- a CDS encoding DUF2325 domain-containing protein, whose amino-acid sequence MSSILVIGGDRLGNIIELLQGQGFKDIHHVTGRKSSQTGVKIPAGIHMILVLTDFVNHNLAKTVKNQAKDRELPIVFCKRSCSAIAKAFDLTA is encoded by the coding sequence ATGTCATCCATTTTAGTAATTGGCGGAGATCGCCTGGGCAATATTATCGAACTTCTGCAAGGACAAGGCTTCAAGGATATTCACCACGTAACTGGACGGAAAAGCTCGCAAACCGGGGTGAAAATACCAGCTGGTATCCACATGATTCTGGTGTTGACTGATTTCGTCAATCACAACTTGGCCAAAACCGTGAAAAACCAAGCTAAAGATCGCGAGCTACCCATCGTTTTCTGCAAACGTTCGTGTTCTGCGATTGCCAAAGCTTTTGATCTCACTGCGTAA
- a CDS encoding S1C family serine protease, whose product MATVGSPLGLENSVTAGIISAKNRRLQVAKRMYEEIFQTDAAINPGNSGGPLINLNGEVVGLNAFIIQSSQCLGFAIGIDALKMQLEQYVFK is encoded by the coding sequence ATGGCGACAGTTGGTTCCCCACTTGGTTTGGAAAATTCTGTGACAGCGGGGATCATCAGTGCCAAAAACCGCCGCTTACAGGTTGCGAAGCGAATGTACGAAGAAATTTTTCAAACGGATGCTGCCATTAACCCAGGAAATAGCGGAGGTCCACTCATTAATTTGAATGGGGAAGTCGTTGGTCTCAATGCATTCATCATTCAATCCAGCCAATGCTTGGGCTTCGCCATCGGAATTGACGCCCTCAAAATGCAATTGGAGCAATACGTATTCAAGTGA
- a CDS encoding IMEF encapsulin system ferritin-like cargo protein, whose amino-acid sequence MQEITQLHAIFDRTKGYINSFMGVIQPIIDAATDEHTRLYYHHILEEEEQRMGRLQELVPYLEKLSSGKSLDQLSDRDLSQMLSDVNLERFGLHNFREHLELSLYEFKDDETRQLLDGMREKTHTDYLTVKEIMANMSQRFSDTAHPDLTDHDEGHDIHQVDHLKASASAPHGVASVIKHSAPAASGKKGLTVGSLKGM is encoded by the coding sequence GTGCAAGAAATTACACAGCTGCACGCCATTTTTGATCGCACCAAAGGTTATATCAACAGCTTCATGGGCGTTATCCAGCCGATTATCGACGCGGCAACGGACGAGCATACTCGTCTTTACTACCATCATATTTTGGAAGAAGAAGAACAACGCATGGGTCGCTTGCAGGAATTGGTTCCCTACCTGGAGAAGCTATCCTCAGGAAAAAGCCTGGATCAGCTCAGTGATCGCGACCTCTCGCAAATGCTGTCCGATGTGAATCTGGAACGTTTTGGACTGCACAATTTCCGCGAGCATCTGGAGCTCTCTCTGTATGAATTCAAGGATGACGAAACACGTCAGCTCCTGGATGGCATGCGCGAAAAGACGCATACAGACTATTTGACTGTCAAAGAGATCATGGCGAACATGAGTCAGCGATTCTCTGATACGGCTCATCCTGATCTCACTGATCACGATGAGGGGCACGACATTCACCAGGTAGATCATTTGAAAGCTTCGGCTTCCGCTCCTCACGGTGTTGCTTCCGTGATCAAGCATTCCGCCCCTGCAGCTTCTGGCAAAAAAGGACTGACAGTTGGCAGCTTGAAAGGAATGTAA